One Setaria italica strain Yugu1 chromosome II, Setaria_italica_v2.0, whole genome shotgun sequence DNA segment encodes these proteins:
- the LOC105913761 gene encoding uncharacterized protein LOC105913761 translates to MGSWEEQVRQFLLEEEEKDDELFFVIVPTIISYLQEEKIPVHTSSLPIAKKVKEILEGHPSWCKVEFQMEPEIFKAIVNFLRRENFLCDTPCVAVEEQLGMFMSILSHNASNQRLQKDFQHSGKTIHRKITKVFKIIPTLTHQFVRLPSLFQTHIRIAINPRFMPFFQP, encoded by the exons ATGGGATCTTGGGAGGAGCAAGTTAGGCAATTcttgttggaggaggaggaaaaggacgATGAATTGTTCTTTGTAATTGTTCCTACCATAATTTCGTACctacaagaagagaaaattCCTGTGCACACATCTTCTCTTCCTATTGCCAAAAAGGTTAAGGAAATCCTTGAAGGGCACCCGAGCTGGTGTAAAGTTGAGTTCCAAATGGAACCTGAAATATTTAAAGCCATAGTGAACTTTCTTAGAAGAGAGAATTTCCTCTGTGACACACCATGTGTTGCTGTTGAGGAGCAGCTTGGGATGTTCATGTCTATTCTCTCACACAATGCTAGCAACCAAAGGCTACAAAAAGATTTTCAACACAGTGGCAAGACGATCCATcggaaaataacaaaagtttTCAAAATAATTCCTACCTTGACTCATCAATTTGTGAGACTTCCAAGTTTATTCCAAACTCATATCAGAATCGCGATAAATCCTCGTTTTATGCCCTTCTTTCAA CCATGA